DNA from Planctomycetaceae bacterium:
TCTGATAAAAGATTGCCGAATTCTCCGAGTATCGAGACCGCCTTAAAAAAAACTCCACCGAGCGAATCGACCTGATAAGCATTCTTAGCAAATATTTTTACTTCGTTCTTTTTCGGAGTGCTTTCAAAATTAACCGTTGCGGCTTCAGCGGTGATGAGTTTCTTCTCTCTTTTAGGGTTGTCATCAACGATGATTACGCCCAGCAGTGCGGAATTTTTTAAATCGGCTGCGTCAGCGTAAATTCGGAATCTTCCGCCGGGCATACTGTAATACCCCTGACGTTGAATATTTCGGAAAAGAATTTGTTTTATGTCGGCCTTAACCGCGGCTTCAGCACGCTGGACATATGCAGGCACAACGTGAAAACTTAATAACAGATTCGCGATGGAAATTATAATCGCCAGAATAATCGCAGGATAAAAAAGCATTGAAGGACTGATACCGCTTGACCTGCAAGCGTCAAATTCATTGTCGGCTGCGAATCTGCCGTAAACAAGAGTTGTCGCAAACAGGGCGGCAACCGGCAAAACGAACGTCATCGTTACAGGCAAAAAATAACAAAGCAAATCAAAGACTTGCCTTGGGCCGACGCCATATTCCTGAATCGGGCGCAGAATACTGCCCAGACTCATCATTACACCAAGAGCGAGTGATGTAAGAATGAAAATCTTAAATAATTCACGAAAAATATATCTATGAAGGATAAAAACCATATTACTTCCGGTACATTTTCGCCAAACTGGCTACTTTTGCAACAAAAAACATAAATTTCAATTTAGATAAAAACAGACACTTAAAGGATTGATGGCAACCAAAGCCTTTCTTTTTGATTGACCAGCGGTGATTTTGTGCGTAAACTTTCCGCAATGACCAGGAAAATGATTATAAATGCAGATGATTTCGGGCTTTGCGAAGGTGTTAATAAGGCAATCTTCGAGGCTCATAGTTATGGTGTGCTCACAAGTACGACTATTATGGCTGGTATGCCGGGCTTTGATGAGGCGGTCGAAATGTCTAAAATGCTGCCGGGGCTTGGCGTTGGCGTGCATTTGAATGTAGTAGAGGGAACGCCGGTATCGCAGGATGCAAGGGTTAAGATTCTGACAGGCGATGACGGGAAATTTAAATACAGCCCCAGTAAACTGGTGGTGAAAGCGTTTTTCGAAAAAAAGATTCTTGAAGCGATTGAAGTTGAACTGTCCGCGCAAATCGAAAAAGTAATCAAAAGCGGAATCAAACCAACACATTTAGATTCGCACAAACATTTTCACTGCTTTGCGCAGGTGTATAAAATTGTCTGCCGACTGGCGGAAAAATATAACATTATCGCGATTCGCTGGCCGTGGGAGCCTGCGACGGTTTGCAGTCATTATTGGCCGCAGACGACGTCGAAAGACAAGTTTCGCGCGTTTCTGGTTCGCAATATGGCGAATCATTGCCGGAATGTCGATTCAAGATTTATCAAAACGGATATTTTTTTTGGGCTTGCTCATACGGGCAGAATCGATAATAATTTCTGGTCTGAACTTGCGGCAGTAGAATATGCAGGCACAGCGGAAGTAATGACTCATCCGGGTTATCCGGAAGGGCTGGTAAATACGCGGTTAGTTAAAGAGCGTCAGGTTGAGCTGCGATGGCTCTGCGGAGCGACAAGGCAACTGCTGAAAGACGCGAATATTGAACTTGTAAATTTTGGAAATATAGACGGAAAATAAAATGTCTGGAATGAAAATTATATATTCGATTGTAGTGCCGCTGTTCAACGAACAGGCGGTTGTCGAAGAACTTCACGCGCGGCTGACGAAGGTAATGCATCAGACGCGGGAAAGTTACGAGCTTGTGCTTGTCGATGACGGCAGCAGTGACGGTACTCTTGCGAAACTAAAAGAAATCGCGGGCAAAGATGGAAATGTTGTCGTTGTCGAGTTGCGGCGCAATTTTGGGCAAACGCCTGCGCTTGCGGCGGGGTTCGATTTCGCACGCGGCGAGGTCATTATCAGTATGGACGGCGACC
Protein-coding regions in this window:
- a CDS encoding ChbG/HpnK family deacetylase — translated: MIINADDFGLCEGVNKAIFEAHSYGVLTSTTIMAGMPGFDEAVEMSKMLPGLGVGVHLNVVEGTPVSQDARVKILTGDDGKFKYSPSKLVVKAFFEKKILEAIEVELSAQIEKVIKSGIKPTHLDSHKHFHCFAQVYKIVCRLAEKYNIIAIRWPWEPATVCSHYWPQTTSKDKFRAFLVRNMANHCRNVDSRFIKTDIFFGLAHTGRIDNNFWSELAAVEYAGTAEVMTHPGYPEGLVNTRLVKERQVELRWLCGATRQLLKDANIELVNFGNIDGK